A portion of the Pseudoxanthomonas sp. JBR18 genome contains these proteins:
- a CDS encoding protease modulator HflC yields MKTSLIVAVIVAILLALMGSVYVVREDQTAMVLNLGRVVRDDVKPGLHFKLPVVETVRVFDRRFQILETAPERYFTSEQKDVSVDFFAVGYISDVRAYYRATGGDQRNANTRLTPIITNSLRNEINSRTLTQLVSGDRSEIIATQLEAINAAIKNLGMHLVDIRLKQIDLPQDSKVLGEVYDRMRAQRLQVASALRAEGEEQARTIKAEADRQQVVIAAEAERDAQRLRGEGDAQAAQVYAKASGADPAFYAFYRSLEAYRNAFADGNAVVVLDKNDPFLQYLKSDR; encoded by the coding sequence ATGAAGACTTCCCTGATCGTGGCCGTGATCGTGGCCATCCTGCTGGCGCTGATGGGCTCGGTGTACGTGGTGCGCGAGGACCAGACCGCCATGGTGCTCAACCTGGGCCGGGTGGTGCGCGATGACGTCAAGCCAGGACTGCACTTCAAATTGCCGGTGGTGGAAACCGTGCGCGTGTTCGACCGGCGCTTCCAGATCCTGGAAACCGCACCGGAGCGCTACTTCACCTCCGAGCAGAAGGATGTGTCGGTGGACTTCTTCGCCGTCGGTTACATCTCCGACGTGCGCGCCTACTACCGCGCCACCGGGGGTGACCAGCGCAATGCCAACACCCGCCTGACGCCGATCATCACCAACTCGCTGCGCAACGAGATCAACTCGCGCACGCTGACCCAACTGGTCTCCGGCGATCGCAGCGAAATCATCGCCACCCAGCTGGAGGCCATCAACGCGGCGATCAAGAACCTGGGCATGCACCTGGTGGACATCCGCCTCAAGCAGATCGACCTGCCGCAGGACAGCAAGGTGCTGGGCGAGGTCTACGACCGCATGCGCGCCCAGCGCCTGCAGGTGGCCAGTGCCCTGCGCGCCGAAGGCGAGGAGCAGGCCCGCACCATCAAGGCCGAGGCCGACCGCCAGCAGGTGGTGATCGCCGCCGAGGCAGAGCGCGATGCCCAGCGCCTGCGGGGCGAAGGTGATGCCCAGGCCGCCCAGGTCTATGCCAAGGCCAGCGGCGCCGATCCGGCGTTCTACGCCTTCTACCGCAGCCTGGAGGCCTACCGGAACGCCTTCGCCGATGGCAACGCGGTGGTGGTGCTGGATAAGAACGACCCCTTCCTCCAGTACCTCAAGTCCGACCGCTGA
- the hflK gene encoding FtsH protease activity modulator HflK, giving the protein MAWNTPGSGSGDNGSGGRGPGRGRNGWKPGGADNLLSQLRGFFSGGGGSLRWIGLVVLLIVAFSSFQLVGEQERGVVLRFGQFARIMQPGPNFKWPWPIESVRNVQVTTIGTFSNTLPVLTSDENIVSVSFNVQYRISDPRQYLYGTQDADQVLQQAAQSAVREQVGRASLEDVLNKRGPLAAAAKARLQDALDAYHSGMAVTDLTLPNARPPDEVKAAFDDVNSAQQSRERLVNEAQAYAARVVPEARGEAARTRTAAEGYKEAAIAKAQGDADRFTLLQQQYAGAPETTRKRLWLETMEDVLSHNRKVVGGDGRQLIYVPMQQGAQNGGPLPPTSSLPRLSPETLLQSSDGSGSSSGGSSSASSSSSDSQRPPRPTGRPEGR; this is encoded by the coding sequence ATGGCCTGGAACACCCCTGGTAGCGGTTCGGGAGACAACGGTAGCGGCGGTCGTGGGCCGGGCAGAGGACGCAACGGCTGGAAGCCGGGCGGCGCGGACAACCTGCTTTCGCAACTGCGCGGGTTCTTTTCCGGTGGTGGTGGGTCGCTGCGCTGGATCGGGCTGGTGGTGCTGTTGATCGTGGCGTTCAGCAGCTTCCAGCTGGTCGGCGAGCAGGAGCGCGGCGTGGTCCTGCGCTTTGGCCAGTTCGCCCGCATCATGCAGCCGGGCCCCAACTTCAAGTGGCCCTGGCCCATCGAAAGCGTGCGCAACGTGCAGGTCACCACCATCGGCACCTTCAGCAACACCTTGCCGGTGCTGACCAGTGACGAGAACATCGTCAGCGTCAGCTTCAACGTGCAGTACCGCATCAGCGATCCGCGCCAATACCTCTACGGCACGCAGGATGCCGACCAGGTGCTGCAGCAGGCCGCGCAGAGCGCGGTGCGCGAGCAGGTTGGCCGGGCCAGCCTGGAAGACGTGCTCAACAAGCGCGGACCGCTGGCCGCCGCCGCCAAGGCCCGCCTGCAAGACGCGCTGGATGCCTACCACTCGGGCATGGCCGTCACCGACCTGACCCTGCCCAACGCGCGTCCGCCCGATGAGGTCAAGGCCGCCTTCGACGACGTCAACAGCGCCCAGCAGAGCCGCGAGCGCCTGGTCAACGAGGCCCAGGCCTACGCGGCGCGCGTGGTGCCCGAGGCCCGGGGCGAGGCTGCACGCACCCGCACCGCCGCCGAGGGCTACAAGGAGGCGGCCATCGCCAAGGCCCAGGGCGATGCCGATCGCTTCACCCTGCTGCAGCAGCAGTACGCCGGCGCGCCTGAGACCACCCGCAAGCGCCTGTGGCTGGAGACCATGGAAGACGTGCTGTCGCACAACCGCAAGGTCGTCGGCGGCGATGGTCGCCAGCTGATCTACGTGCCGATGCAGCAAGGGGCGCAGAACGGTGGCCCGCTGCCGCCGACGTCCAGCCTGCCGCGCCTGTCGCCCGAGACCTTGCTCCAGTCCTCGGACGGCTCGGGGAGCAGCAGCGGTGGCAGCAGCAGCGCGTCGTCCTCATCCAGCGATAGCCAGCGTCCGCCTCGACCCACTGGCCGTCCGGAGGGCCGCTGA
- a CDS encoding glycoside hydrolase family 15 protein: MSTPIEDYAMLGDCRSAALVCRNGSIDWLCLPRFDSDAVFAALLGTPEHGRWLLCPDVPSRSSRRYLDGSLVLETTFETEEGAVRLQDFMVASHDGHTHSHLIRRVCGVRGRVPMKTELVMRFGHGRIVPWVTQDADGLRAVAGPDQLVLRTPLEMEGQDMTSTAQFTLGEGESTWFVLSHGPSHLEAPPSVDPEEALSTTLSFWEEWSGACAQAGRWSEQVKRSLVVLKGLSYLPTGAIIAAPTASLPEQIGGERNWDYRYCWLRDSAFVLLALMNAGFREEAGAFRDWVKRAVAGTPDQLQALYSVDGVRRLEEWSADWLPGYEDSRPVNFGNAAARQFQLDVYGELISLFEVARMRGMPAGDYGNELERAFLLELEKRWHDPDEGIWEVRSGRRHFTHSKMMAWLAFHLASDNDESGFSDEDRARWAAQAEAVHAEILERGLHRDGYFVQSYDSEELDAALLLMPLIGFLPGDDPRLIATVEAIQARLTVDGLVQRYSTHGSADGLPPGEGTFLACSFWLVEALVMIGRLDEATTLYDNLHGLCNDVGLLAEEYDPQTKRMLGNFPQGYSHVALVNAAYRLNDADNTRRTSAEVHP; the protein is encoded by the coding sequence ATGTCGACCCCGATCGAGGATTACGCAATGCTGGGCGATTGCCGCAGTGCCGCACTGGTCTGCCGCAATGGCTCCATCGACTGGCTCTGCCTGCCACGCTTTGATTCCGATGCGGTGTTTGCCGCACTGCTGGGCACGCCAGAACACGGCCGCTGGCTGCTGTGCCCGGACGTGCCATCCCGAAGTTCGCGCCGCTACCTGGACGGCAGCCTGGTCCTGGAAACGACGTTCGAAACCGAGGAAGGCGCGGTCCGGCTGCAGGACTTCATGGTCGCCAGCCACGACGGGCATACCCACAGCCACCTGATCCGCCGCGTGTGTGGCGTGCGTGGCCGGGTGCCGATGAAGACCGAGCTGGTCATGCGCTTCGGGCATGGACGCATCGTGCCCTGGGTGACCCAGGACGCCGATGGCCTGCGCGCGGTCGCCGGACCGGACCAGCTGGTGCTGCGCACACCGCTGGAAATGGAAGGCCAGGACATGACCTCCACCGCGCAGTTCACGCTGGGCGAAGGCGAATCGACCTGGTTCGTGCTCAGCCACGGGCCTTCACACCTGGAGGCGCCACCGTCGGTGGACCCCGAAGAAGCCTTGTCCACGACGCTGTCGTTCTGGGAGGAATGGTCAGGCGCCTGCGCGCAGGCCGGGCGCTGGAGCGAGCAGGTCAAGCGCTCGCTGGTGGTGCTCAAGGGCCTGAGCTATCTGCCCACCGGCGCGATCATCGCGGCGCCCACCGCCTCGTTGCCCGAGCAGATCGGCGGCGAGCGCAACTGGGACTATCGCTACTGCTGGCTGCGCGACAGCGCCTTCGTCCTGCTGGCGCTGATGAATGCGGGGTTTCGCGAGGAAGCCGGCGCGTTCCGTGACTGGGTCAAGCGCGCGGTCGCCGGGACGCCGGACCAGTTGCAGGCGCTCTACAGCGTCGATGGCGTGCGCAGGCTGGAAGAATGGTCGGCAGACTGGCTGCCCGGCTACGAGGATTCACGCCCGGTCAATTTCGGCAACGCGGCCGCGCGCCAGTTCCAGCTGGACGTCTACGGCGAGCTGATCAGCCTGTTCGAAGTGGCGCGCATGCGGGGCATGCCCGCCGGTGATTACGGCAACGAGCTGGAGCGCGCCTTCCTGCTGGAGCTGGAGAAGCGCTGGCACGACCCGGACGAAGGCATCTGGGAGGTGCGCTCCGGTCGGCGCCATTTCACCCATTCCAAGATGATGGCGTGGCTGGCTTTCCACCTGGCCTCGGACAACGATGAGAGCGGCTTCAGCGATGAAGATCGCGCCCGCTGGGCCGCGCAGGCCGAGGCGGTGCACGCCGAAATCCTCGAACGCGGCCTGCATCGCGATGGCTACTTCGTGCAGAGCTATGACAGCGAGGAACTCGATGCCGCTCTGCTGCTGATGCCGCTGATCGGCTTTCTACCCGGGGACGATCCGCGCCTGATCGCCACGGTGGAGGCCATCCAGGCGCGCCTGACCGTCGACGGGCTGGTCCAGCGCTACTCCACCCATGGCAGCGCCGATGGCCTGCCGCCCGGCGAAGGCACCTTCCTGGCCTGCAGCTTCTGGCTGGTGGAGGCGCTGGTGATGATCGGGCGCCTCGACGAGGCCACCACGCTCTACGACAACCTGCACGGCCTGTGCAACGACGTGGGGCTGCTGGCCGAGGAATACGACCCGCAGACCAAACGCATGCTGGGCAACTTCCCGCAGGGCTATTCGCACGTGGCGCTGGTCAACGCGGCCTATCGCCTCAACGACGCAGACAACACCAGGCGCACCAGCGCAGAGGTACATCCATGA
- the zwf gene encoding glucose-6-phosphate dehydrogenase: MTDTTSPGVTDTGALAPPCVLVLFGARGDLARRLVIPALYNLRRAGQLDEHFAILGFDHGEIGESAWRRNIGNALRAQASATGTEFSAPGIDEDTWRWLSRRMYYQRGDFTSAADYRALKERLVELDRKHGTQGNALFYLATAPRFFGTAVKELGRAGMVKQDDAGSWRRVIIEKPFGHDLESARALNTQVAKVLSEDQVFRIDHFLGKETVQNIQAFRFANGLFEPVWNRDRIDHVQITASETIGVEGRGGFYEPTGALRDMVPNHLFQVLAMVAMEPPTDFTPKAMLRRRSEVIEAVRPLAPEDVVRGQYAAGTVNGEAVSAYRDEDTTSSTSETETYVAMKLAIDTWRWAGVPFYLRTGKRLRTRTTEVAIRFKPAPLAPFRHTAVGGYGPDWLVLHIQPDEGISLQFDVKRPGYPVALAPVRMDFRYRDWFPQQNTVGYERLLHDCMRGEAALFQDATMVDAAWRIVQPVLDAWAKQPPTEFPNYAAGSAGPTASDALLALDGGRTWRALTPGRTRPPQRARRLAAEAGRAKAGAKKTAAKKATKAAKAPAAKQPSATKTPAKRAKRASATKSGRAKS; encoded by the coding sequence ATGACCGATACGACTTCCCCCGGCGTGACCGACACCGGCGCACTGGCGCCGCCCTGCGTGCTGGTCCTGTTCGGCGCGCGCGGCGATCTGGCGCGACGGCTGGTGATCCCGGCGCTGTACAACCTGCGCCGCGCCGGGCAGCTGGACGAGCACTTCGCAATCCTGGGCTTCGACCATGGCGAGATCGGCGAAAGCGCCTGGCGGCGCAACATCGGCAATGCCCTGCGTGCGCAGGCCTCCGCCACCGGCACCGAATTCAGTGCGCCAGGCATCGACGAGGACACCTGGCGCTGGCTGAGCCGGCGCATGTATTACCAGCGCGGGGACTTCACCTCCGCCGCCGACTATCGCGCGCTCAAGGAGCGACTGGTCGAGCTGGATCGCAAGCACGGCACCCAGGGCAATGCGCTGTTCTACCTGGCGACCGCGCCGCGCTTCTTCGGCACGGCGGTCAAGGAGCTGGGTCGGGCTGGGATGGTCAAGCAGGACGACGCCGGCTCCTGGCGCCGGGTGATCATCGAGAAGCCCTTCGGCCATGACCTGGAGAGCGCACGCGCGCTCAACACGCAGGTCGCCAAGGTCCTGTCCGAGGATCAGGTGTTCCGCATCGACCACTTCCTGGGCAAGGAGACGGTGCAGAACATCCAGGCCTTCCGCTTCGCCAACGGCCTGTTCGAACCGGTGTGGAACCGCGACCGCATCGACCATGTGCAGATCACCGCCTCGGAGACCATCGGCGTGGAGGGACGCGGCGGCTTTTACGAACCCACCGGTGCCCTGCGCGACATGGTGCCCAACCACCTGTTTCAGGTGCTGGCCATGGTGGCCATGGAGCCGCCGACGGATTTCACGCCCAAAGCGATGCTGCGCAGGCGCTCGGAGGTGATCGAGGCCGTGCGCCCGCTGGCGCCCGAGGACGTGGTGCGCGGCCAGTACGCCGCCGGAACCGTCAACGGCGAGGCGGTGTCGGCCTACCGCGACGAAGACACCACCTCGTCCACGTCCGAGACCGAGACCTACGTGGCGATGAAGCTGGCCATCGACACCTGGCGCTGGGCCGGCGTGCCCTTTTACCTGCGCACCGGCAAACGCCTGCGCACGCGCACCACCGAGGTGGCGATCCGCTTCAAGCCCGCGCCACTGGCGCCGTTCCGGCACACGGCGGTGGGTGGCTACGGGCCGGACTGGCTGGTGCTGCACATCCAGCCCGACGAGGGGATCTCGCTGCAGTTCGACGTCAAGCGCCCGGGCTATCCGGTGGCGCTGGCGCCGGTGCGAATGGACTTCCGTTATCGCGACTGGTTTCCACAGCAGAACACGGTGGGCTATGAGCGCCTGCTGCACGACTGCATGCGCGGCGAGGCAGCGTTGTTCCAGGACGCCACCATGGTCGACGCGGCCTGGCGCATCGTGCAGCCGGTGCTGGATGCCTGGGCCAAGCAACCGCCGACCGAATTCCCCAACTATGCCGCTGGCAGTGCCGGCCCCACCGCCAGCGACGCGCTGCTGGCGCTCGATGGCGGCCGCACCTGGCGGGCCCTGACCCCGGGCCGCACCCGTCCGCCGCAGCGGGCGCGGCGCCTGGCGGCCGAGGCGGGCCGCGCCAAGGCCGGGGCCAAGAAGACGGCCGCCAAGAAGGCCACCAAGGCCGCCAAGGCGCCCGCCGCCAAACAGCCCAGCGCCACAAAGACACCCGCGAAGCGAGCAAAACGCGCGTCCGCGACCAAGTCCGGCCGCGCCAAGTCGTGA
- a CDS encoding gluconokinase: protein MKAAKSVVVMGVSASGKTTIANLLGAELDYRVLDADDLHPAANVEKMRAGIPLDDADRAPWLRKVADWIGDQRAQGVGVVVSCSALRRAYRDVLRQADAQIVFVWLDVDRDTLEQRLAHRRGHFMPASLLDDQLETLEPPGEDERAVRVAPSDSAQDTADQAIEALSRLD from the coding sequence ATGAAAGCGGCGAAAAGCGTGGTGGTGATGGGGGTCTCGGCATCGGGCAAGACCACGATCGCCAATCTGCTGGGTGCCGAGCTCGATTACCGCGTGCTCGACGCCGACGACCTGCATCCGGCCGCCAATGTGGAGAAGATGCGCGCCGGCATCCCGCTGGACGACGCCGACCGCGCGCCATGGTTGCGCAAGGTGGCCGACTGGATCGGCGACCAGCGTGCCCAGGGCGTTGGCGTGGTGGTGTCGTGTTCGGCGTTGCGACGTGCCTATCGCGACGTGTTGCGCCAGGCCGACGCGCAGATCGTGTTCGTGTGGCTGGATGTGGACCGCGACACGCTCGAGCAGCGTCTTGCCCACCGTCGCGGGCACTTCATGCCGGCCAGCCTGCTGGATGACCAGCTGGAAACACTGGAGCCGCCCGGAGAGGACGAGCGCGCCGTGCGCGTGGCGCCCTCGGACTCGGCGCAGGACACCGCCGACCAGGCGATCGAGGCACTGTCCCGCCTGGACTGA